A window of the Gossypium arboreum isolate Shixiya-1 chromosome 2, ASM2569848v2, whole genome shotgun sequence genome harbors these coding sequences:
- the LOC128285169 gene encoding uncharacterized protein LOC128285169 produces the protein MHTVCHDRDNLWFRVTEFDKPHQGITGGQYRVNLRNRTCDCGRFDALRYPCAHVITTCQNLRLDPMSYVDDVYKLEYMYNVWRHIFLPVPDERKWPSVSLAPFKLLPDRELRRKPKGRPYSTRIRNNMDIRETTNQQKLCGWCRNPGHTCRSCPNRNS, from the coding sequence ATGCACACAGTGTGTCACGATCGAGACAACTTATGGTTTCGTGTGACAGAGTTTGACAAACCGCACCAAGGTATTACTGGCGGGCAATATCGTGTAAACTTAAGAAATAGAACTTGCGATTGTGGAAGGTTTGATGCACTTCGTTATCCATGCGCTCATGTAATTACAACTTGTCAAAATCTTCGTCTGGATCCCATGAGCTATGTCGACGACGTGTACAAATTGGAATACATGTACAACGTGTGGAGACACATATTCCTACCGGTCCCAGATGAGCGTAAGTGGCCCTCTGTATCGCTTGCTCCGTTTAAGCTGTTACCGGATAGAGAGTTGCGGCGTAAACCAAAGGGTCGACCTTACTCGACTAGAATACGCAACAATATGGATATCCGAGAAACAACCAATCAACAGAAGTTATGtggatggtgtaggaacccaggcCATACATGTAGATCATGTCCAAATCGCAATAGTTGA